The Methanobrevibacter millerae genome includes the window GGCAATAACGTTCCATCAAATGGAAGTCAACATGTCTGATGATGTATGGCTGAAGGCAATAGTAGACTTATAATTATAAATAAAATACTAAGTAAATATAATATTATGAAAATAATTAAAACAACTTCCAGATTATTTGAACAAATTTTGGGTATTGTTGGATCTGTTCTGGCTGTGCTTTCAGGATCATTATTTCTGTTTCTTGAAAGTTGGGGAATGCAAGGAAACTCATTTATAGCAATATTATCTATTATAGGAGCTATTTTGGGATTCATATCATCTTTTTATGTAAGTAGGGATAATGAATATGCTGGTGTTGGTTTTATAGCTTCTGCAGTATTAATCTTAATTAGTACCAGTCACTTGGGTATTTTAAGTTCAATATTGCTTTTGATTGCAGGAATTTCTGCATTATTCAGAAAATAATTTTAAGGTGATTTGTTTGATTAAAAGAGTTATTATTATGGTTGCTGTCTTTTTTTTAGTCATTTCATCTGTCAGTGCTGCTGATGATAATATGATTAAACTTAATGTTAACAACAACACATTTGACGTTAAATTAGAGAAAAATCCTGCCGCTGATGAGCTTTTTAAAAAGCTTCAGGAAGGAAATATTACAGTTAATGCTAAGGATTATGGGGGATTTGAAAAGGTAGGTAATTTAGGTTTTAATCTCCCGTCCAATGATGAGGATGTAATGGCATCTCCCGGAGATTTGATGCTTTATCAGTCAAATCAGCTTTCTTTGTTTTACAACGATCATACTTGGGACTATACTAAATTAGGCGAAATTCAAAACGTGTCTTCGGATAAGTTGAAAAATATTTTAAGCACAGGTGACGCTACAATTACCCTAAGCTTGAAATAATCTTATTTTTTATTTAATTATTTTACACTTGATATTGTTCTTTGGAATTTTCAATATATACTGGTGTAATATGCATCACTTCACCGTATGAAAATTTTAAAATACTCTTATTTCTTCAAAAATATAATGAAGTCTTTCCCTAATTTTTATTTATATATTGAAACAACCCTGTTAATTTAAGAAACTCAATATTGAATTTTTAATTATATTGTCTTATTTCTTTATTTTTTCTATTTATAATTTTTTATTTGATGTTTAATTGCGTTAACATATTTATTTTTTATATTAAGACCATATTATTAATTTTTTATTTTTTTCTTATTTTCCATTTTCTGGTAATTTTTCCATGTATATTCTTTTAATTTACTTTAAATTAAGTGTAATTATTCTAATAGTTTAAATGATTATTTTAAGTATTTTATATCTAATTTTAAGTATTTTTAATAGTTAATATTAAATATTATTAAATTATATTTTTATATAGAGTTATTCAATATTTTTTGTTTTGAATTTCAGGATTTGGGGGCTGTTTTTGATGATTAATTTCATGGAATATTGTGATGAAACTTGGGTAAACTTAAATAAATATGTTGATCGAAAATATATAATTGATGATGGAAAAAATCATTTTGTTCGAAATCGAAAAACTAATCTGGAAAGTATAATCAAGTATCCTTTCTATGATTGTGGCCGAACAACTGCAATTGAAGCTATAAATTTTATTAGAAAAGAAAAAAAGGATAAAAATATGACATTA containing:
- a CDS encoding cyclophilin-like fold protein; protein product: MIKRVIIMVAVFFLVISSVSAADDNMIKLNVNNNTFDVKLEKNPAADELFKKLQEGNITVNAKDYGGFEKVGNLGFNLPSNDEDVMASPGDLMLYQSNQLSLFYNDHTWDYTKLGEIQNVSSDKLKNILSTGDATITLSLK